In Desulfatiglans anilini DSM 4660, a single genomic region encodes these proteins:
- a CDS encoding putative porin — translation MRKRFLLLAVCTFFLASVFSGPAYAAEVDILVNKLVEKGLLTRDEAGQLLSEMQGETERQKAEIQQVAQEAAKEETKGKLVELPKWVEKINFKGDLRLRYQSEDMDNDNSPSRDRWRFRWRVGLEAEVNEQWTAGFGLASGSDDPRSTNQTFEDTFQTPDARIDYAFVKYAPAEWVDLLGGKFKNPLWGAKDLLWDGDINPDGFAASLKHSMQDGRVKLFFVPAWFILDEYKADTSDPWMLALQAGAQYSFTEAAYVKVAPSFYKFDALKGNNFVHSAKSNSVDKNGKLIYDYDAWTVDGELGFHFGGPVQMAALFGQYVQSDADKDDTGYLFGAKMGAKKVKAFADWQLKYNYRKLERDAWPDFLPDSDFYGGATNAEGHEVEFVFGLAKNVTIGLDYYFDVEPIDAVDPVKKQDLLQVDLIVKW, via the coding sequence TTGAGAAAACGATTCCTTTTACTGGCTGTCTGTACGTTCTTTCTGGCCTCGGTATTTTCCGGACCAGCGTATGCGGCTGAAGTGGATATCCTGGTCAACAAACTCGTCGAGAAAGGGCTGCTGACACGCGACGAGGCGGGCCAGCTGCTCTCGGAGATGCAGGGCGAGACGGAACGCCAGAAGGCCGAGATCCAGCAGGTGGCGCAGGAAGCCGCCAAGGAAGAAACCAAGGGGAAGCTCGTGGAACTGCCCAAGTGGGTGGAAAAAATCAACTTCAAGGGCGACCTGCGCCTCCGTTATCAGAGCGAGGACATGGACAACGACAACAGCCCCAGCCGCGACCGCTGGCGCTTCCGCTGGCGGGTAGGCCTCGAGGCGGAGGTGAACGAGCAGTGGACGGCCGGCTTCGGACTGGCCTCCGGCAGCGATGACCCGCGCTCCACCAACCAGACCTTCGAGGACACCTTCCAGACCCCGGATGCACGGATCGACTACGCCTTCGTCAAGTACGCCCCGGCCGAATGGGTCGATCTGCTGGGCGGCAAGTTCAAGAACCCGCTCTGGGGCGCCAAGGACCTCCTGTGGGACGGGGACATCAATCCGGACGGTTTCGCCGCATCCCTCAAACACAGCATGCAGGACGGCCGTGTGAAGCTCTTCTTCGTCCCTGCCTGGTTCATCCTCGACGAATACAAGGCGGACACCAGCGACCCGTGGATGCTTGCCTTGCAGGCCGGGGCCCAGTACAGCTTCACCGAGGCAGCCTATGTGAAGGTCGCCCCCTCTTTCTATAAATTCGATGCCCTCAAGGGGAACAATTTCGTCCACAGCGCGAAAAGCAACTCGGTCGATAAGAACGGCAAACTGATCTACGATTACGATGCCTGGACCGTGGACGGTGAATTGGGCTTCCATTTCGGCGGACCGGTCCAAATGGCGGCACTCTTCGGTCAGTATGTCCAATCGGACGCCGACAAGGATGACACCGGTTATCTGTTCGGCGCCAAGATGGGCGCAAAAAAGGTCAAAGCCTTCGCCGATTGGCAGCTCAAGTACAATTACCGCAAACTGGAAAGGGATGCTTGGCCGGACTTCCTGCCGGACAGCGATTTTTACGGCGGAGCGACCAATGCCGAGGGGCATGAGGTCGAGTTCGTCTTCGGCCTCGCGAAGAATGTCACGATCGGCCTGGATTACTACTTCGATGTCGAACCCATCGATGCCGTCGACCCCGTGAAAAAGCAGGACCTTCTGCAGGTCGACCTCATCGTCAAGTGGTAA